The Halofilum ochraceum DNA window TGCGCTCGATGCGGGCATCGCGCCAGAAGCGTTCGAGCGGCAGTTCGTCCATCAGCCCCATACCGCCGAAGATCTGGATGCACTCGTCGGTGACCCGCGCCAGCATCTCCGAGGCATAGAGCTTCGCCTTGGCGGCGTCCGAATCGGTCATCCGGTCCTGGTCATGCAGCCAGGCCGCGCGCAGACAGAGCATTTCGGCGGCATCGATCTCCGTCGCCATGTCGGCCAGCTTGAAGCCGATTCCCTGGAAACGGCCGATCGACTGGCCGAACTGCTTGCGCGAGGCGGCCCATTCGACGGCCATTTCGTGAGCCCGCCGCGCGCGCCCGATACAGGTCGCGCCCACGGTCAGCCGGCTGGCGGAGAGCCAGGTTCCCGCCAGATCGAAACCGCGGTGCACCTCGCCGAGCACCTGCGAGCCCGGTATCCGGCAGTTGTCGAATTCGAGAATCGAATTGTGGTAGCCGTGATGGGATACGGAGTTGTAGCCCGGGCGGACAGTCATGCCGGGCGTGTCGTGATCGACCAGGAACACGGTGATCTTCTTGCGTTTGCCGCGGCCCTGGACTTCCTCTTCACCGGTCGCGGCGAACAGGATCGTGAAGTCGGCCACATCCGCGTGGCTGATGAAGTGCTTGGTGCCGTTGATGACCCAGTCATCACCATCCGGCTCGGCCCGCGTCGCCATGCCCCGCAGATCCGATCCGGCCCCCGGCTCGGTCATCGCCAGGCACTCGATGCGTTCACCGCGGATTGTCGGATAGAGATAACGTTCGGCCTGCTCGTCGTTGCATGCACGCAGGATGTTGCTGGGGCGGTGCACCAGCATCTGCAGGGCGAACGAAGTGCGGCCCAGTTCCCGTTCGACCATGGTCATGGTCAGTGCATCGAGGCCACCGCCGCCGATTTCCTCCGGCATGTTCGCCGCATAGAAGCCATGCTCGATGGATTTCGCGCGGATCGCTTCGGCGACCTCCGCCGGCACCTCGCCACGGCGCTCGACCTCGTTCTCGTGGGGATAGCATTCCTCTTCCACGAAGCGGCGAACGCTGTCGACGATCATGTTCTGTTCGGTGGTCGGTTCGAAATCCATGGCTTATTTCCCCCGGAAATGCGCCTGGCGCTTCTCGGCGAACGCGGCGACGCCTTCCTTCGCATCCTCGCTCTGCAGGACCTTCGGGAAATTCTCGAACTCCGCTTCGCGCATGTAGGAGAACGTGTCCTTTACCGACATCGATTCGGTCTCGCGCAGGATCTCCTTGATCGCCTGGACGGCCAGCGGTGCGCCGGCGGCGATGGTGTCCGCCCATTCGCGCGCGGTCGGCATGAGCTGATCGGACGACACAACACGGTTGATCATGCCGTAGTGCATCGCCTCGTCGACTTCCATGCGGCGCCCCAGCAGGAGCATTTCCATGGCGATGTTGTAGGGCAGGCGCTTGGGTACGCGCTGCAGACCGCCGGAGTCGGGCACGATCCCCAGCGGGACCTCCGGCAGCGCGAAATACGCATGATCCGCACACACGATGAGATCGCAGGCGATCGCGAGTTCCAGACCGCCACCGATGGCCAGGCCGTTGACCGCGGCGATAACGGGCTTATTGAGGTCCCAGAGTTCGGTGATGCCGGCGAAGCTTCCCGGGCCGTAATCCGTATGCCACCAGAGTCCGACCTCTTCGTCTTCGCCCGAGGCCGCGGCCTTGAGATCCCAGCCCGCGGAGAAGGCCTTGTCGCC harbors:
- a CDS encoding carnitinyl-CoA dehydratase, with amino-acid sequence MSDAVQVERRGAVMEITLNRPKVNAIDRATSVALGNAFCELRDDPELRVGIVTAAGDKAFSAGWDLKAAASGEDEEVGLWWHTDYGPGSFAGITELWDLNKPVIAAVNGLAIGGGLELAIACDLIVCADHAYFALPEVPLGIVPDSGGLQRVPKRLPYNIAMEMLLLGRRMEVDEAMHYGMINRVVSSDQLMPTAREWADTIAAGAPLAVQAIKEILRETESMSVKDTFSYMREAEFENFPKVLQSEDAKEGVAAFAEKRQAHFRGK
- a CDS encoding acyl-CoA dehydrogenase family protein; its protein translation is MDFEPTTEQNMIVDSVRRFVEEECYPHENEVERRGEVPAEVAEAIRAKSIEHGFYAANMPEEIGGGGLDALTMTMVERELGRTSFALQMLVHRPSNILRACNDEQAERYLYPTIRGERIECLAMTEPGAGSDLRGMATRAEPDGDDWVINGTKHFISHADVADFTILFAATGEEEVQGRGKRKKITVFLVDHDTPGMTVRPGYNSVSHHGYHNSILEFDNCRIPGSQVLGEVHRGFDLAGTWLSASRLTVGATCIGRARRAHEMAVEWAASRKQFGQSIGRFQGIGFKLADMATEIDAAEMLCLRAAWLHDQDRMTDSDAAKAKLYASEMLARVTDECIQIFGGMGLMDELPLERFWRDARIERIWDGTSEIQRHIISRDLLRAHGG